The genomic DNA ATACACCAGGTGTGCTGACCGGGAAAATTGGGTAGGCAAGCATGGGAGAGCTGTTTTTACTCTTCGAGCGAACCGATACTATCTTTAGCACCAGATTGCACATGGCAATTCCTGATGCTGTTCGGCCAGCCAGCCGGGAAATCGGCCGAACCACCCTGCCCTGCCCTGCGTGAATCCCATTCAATTCTTGCACGGACTGAGAGCTCTCCCTCTGCATGACTTGCTCGGGGTTCCTTTTGGTGATTCATTAAATTAATCTGTAGTGTCGATCAGGTGCTCGCGAGATCTACTTTCCCTAGGGAACATTACTGCTAAGTTACACGGAGTGGAGCATGACAGTTCGGTCAACCAAATCGAGAAACAAGCATCAACGCTCGATTCAATCGGAACAAATGTCCCGACGTGAGTTCGGAGCCCTGACTGCTGCTTTGGGAGCCTTCTCTTCGCCCTTGGCGATGGCGCAACAAGCCGCCCCGTCCGCTTCAGGAAAAGCGAAACGGGTCATTATGATTTTCAACTGTGGCGCTCCCAGCCATATCGACCTGTGGGACCCGAAACCGGACGCAGACCCTGCTGTCCGTGGAGAGTTTCAAACGATCGGGACATCGGTTCCCGGAATACAGGTGACAGAGATGTTGCCTCGGATGGCGCAGCGAATGGATAAGCTGGCGATTGTGCGAAGCGTCCATCACAAACATTCTGCCCACAATTCGGGGATGTATTGGTCGATTGCAGGACGTCCCTATCGGCTGGACTCCACTCTCATCACCCCTAGCCCGGCGGACCTGCCTGGGTTTGGAACATTGATCGGGTGGTTGGCTCAACAAGATGGATACAACTCAGCAGTCCCGCCGTATGTCATTACTCCGAAGCCACATTGCGACAGCTTTGTCTATCTGACGCCCGGACAGTTTGGTGGATGTCTTGGTGTGAAATATGATCCGTTCGTTCTCAACGACGATCCAAACGCCAAGAATTTCAAAGTCCGTGACCTGAATCTGAACAGCGCGATCACACAAGCACGTTTCAAGGATCGGCTCGATATTCTGCGTCAGTTTGGTGATCACCAGCAGTCAGTGGTTTCCTCAACTGCAGAAACCCGGGACACCTTTCATGAAACAGCTGTGAATGTGATTTCTCGCGGGGATGCAGGTCGAGCTTTCGATTTGACTCAGGAATCAGACGCTGTCCGAGATCGATACGGACGACACAGCTGGGGACAATCACATCTTCTCGCTCGGCGCCTCATCGAATCCGGGACCAAGTTCGTTTCGACTGTTAACGGTCCCAGCATCACTTGGGATACCCACAAAAACAATTTCGTGAGTATGAAGACCAGGCTCGTCCCTCCAATGGAACAGGCTTACGCCGCCTTGCTGGACGATCTGGAAGAACGTGGACTGCTGGATGAAACTCTCGTCATCTGGATGGGTGACTTTGGACGAACGCCCAAAATCAATGCAGATGCCGGTCGGGACCATTGGCCAAGTTGTTATTCGGTCGTGCTGGCTGGTGGAGGAATCCGCGGTGGTCAGGTGATTGGCTCGTCTGACAAAATTGGAGCCCATCCTGAAACACGCCCTGTCTCCCCCGCAGATATCCACGCAACGGTTTACCGTGCCCTTGGGTACGACCCTCAGGCAATCACTTTTCAATCGCACGACGGTCGCCCGATCCCACTTTGTGAAGGGGAATCGATCAGCGAATTGCTTATCTGAACAGCCGATTTCGCCACTCAATCTGAGCATCTTTGGAATTGGTTTGCAGGATCTGCTTCGTGGCGAACAGATATTTTATTTGAGAAACGCGTTCTTCACGGGCACACGGCAGAGCAAACTGCTCTCGTGCCTGATCTGGAAGCTGATTGCGATCACAGTTTACGAAAGTCTTGTAAGTGATCGTCGGGGGCTGGCACTCGGTTGTCTGAAATCAGTGTTCACTTTCTCTTGGTTGAAGAGTGAGTAGCGAGGACCGCTCGACACAGCTTTTCTGGGCACTATGAAACAGGTGTAGACAACAGGGAAACAACACGACACTGGGAAGCAATTACCACAGCGGAGACTTTTGGGAGGTGCAGACGTAAAACGAGCCTGACTCTTTGTCGTTTGAAAGACAAAAAGCCAGGCTCGAGTTCATTTGAACAGCTTCTCTTCAGGCCTTACTCACTGGACTGATTGTTTCGCATGGCTGCTTCAAGCTTTTTGATGTCGGCAGCCGACAATTGCGGACGGTCGATATTCAGCGTCAGCTTGTTGAGCTTGGCGGTTAACGGGAATGGCGGCTGATAGTCGGCATCGTTGACCCCAGTCAGAGTGTCGGAGCCGATGTCGAAGCTTTCATCCCATTGAAGAATCATCGGAATTGTCTTTGCCATTTTTTGGGTCGTAACCACTTTGCCATCGACCTTGAGAGTACCTGTTCCGGGGCGTGCCAGTCCACTCATGCTGTTGAATCTGAGCGTCCCTACGCCGAGTCCCTCGTACTTGAAGTCGAACTCCAGAGTATGTTGCCCCGGGCTGAGTGCCTCTTTCCCTTCCCACTTAATTCGCTGTAAGTCGAGTACGTTCCAAAGGAAGACCGGCTTGCCTTTAAGAAGGTAAAATCCGTAGCCACAGAAACGACCTCCTGAGGTGAGGATCATCCCTTCGGCTCCTTCTTCAGGCACAGTGATGTCAGCCGTGATCGTGTAAGAACTATTCAGGATGGACGGCGAATCCCCCTGTGGGAGACCAGTCATCGGCAGTGTGTAAACAAATTCTGTGCGCCCCGCAGTGATGTTTGGCCGAGGAGCCACAAGCCGGGTTGCGACTGAGGCATCCATTGGAAAGACTTGGTGTTTTTTCGCCTCGGCGATGAACAATTTCTTCATCTCCTGCACCTTGTCGGCATTCGCGTCAGCGATGTTCCGAGATTGGCTGAAGTCTTCGTTGAGGTTGTATAGTTCGAGAACCTGATTGTTGAGCGGGTCAGGGTTTGCTGCCCCGTACGCTTCCCACGGTGCGCGATTCACTTTCGTGCTGAGCAACCAGCCTTCATGGTAGAGCGCCCATTGCCCCATCATCTCGAAATACTGAGTCTTATGCTGCGAGGGTGCTTTCGCGTTCTTTTTGTCGAATGTGTAAACAAGGCTTGTTCCCTCAATCGGTTTCTGAGGAATACCGTCTACGGTTTCAGGCGCGTCGATGCCTGTAGCTTCGAGAATGGTTGGGACGATATCAATCACGTGGCAGAACTGCTCACGTAGTCCCCCTTTGTCCTTGATTCGGGCAGGCCATGAGATCGCCATATTTTGACGGATGCCACCAAGTTTCGAGGCGTTCTGTTTGAACCACGTAAACGGGGTGTCGAATGCCCACGCCCAGCCTGCTGACATATGGTTGTATGTCTGTTCGGTTCCCCATGTGTCATACCATTTCATCTGCTCTTCGACCGGCATCATGTTGACACCGTTGAAGAACGCAACTTCGTTAGGTGTTCCGAGAGGACCACCTTCGGCACTGGTGCCGTTGTCACCGTTAATGTAAATGATCAGTGTGTTCTCAAGCTTGCCCATGTCCTCGATAGACTGGATCACTCGACCGATTTCGTGGTCGTTGTATGCAGCATATGCAGCAAAGACTTCGACCTGTTTAATAAAGAGTTTCTGCTCTTCTTCAGTCAGCTTGTCCCAGGGTTTCAGCACTTCGTCAGGCCAGGGGGCCAGTTCTGTGTCAGCTGGAATCACGCCGAGCTTCTTTTGGTTTTCAAAAATCGTCTCACGAAGCTTGTTGTATCCATCATCGAAAAGGTGCATGTTGTGGATTTTTTCGACCCACTCTTTGGTCGGATGGTGAGGAGCATGAGTCGCACCGGGAGCGTATTTGACGAAGAATGGTTTGTCGGGCATCGTCTGGTTCATACGATTCAGATAGCTGATCGCATCGTCGGCCATACCGGTGACAAGATTCCAGCCAGGTTTCCCTCTGAATGGGTAGATTTGAGTCGTATTACGGAACAAGTTCGGCTGCCACTGATTCGCATCTCCACCCACGAATCCGTAGAAATACTCGAAGCCAAGTCCTGTCGGCCACTGATCGAACGGTCCAGCTTGGCTGGCAGCAAATGCCGGCGTGTTGTGATCCTTTCCGAACCATGAAGTGGCGTAACCGTTATCAAGCAAGGTTCGCCCGATAGTCGCCTTATCTTCAGGGATGATGCTGTTGTAACCGGGGAATCCAGTAGACTGTTCGGAAATCACTCCGAACCCGACCGAGTGATGATTTCGGCCTGTGATGAGCGCGGCACGTGTCGGCGAGCAGAGCGCCGTCGAATGAATGTTGTTGTAACGCAATCCGTTGTTTGCAACGCGATCCATTGCAGGAGTCGGAATGACTCCGCCGAAGGTGCTTGGCACTCCGAATCCGGCATCATCTGTAATGATCAACAGCACGTTTGGCGCGTCTTGAGGTGGAACAATTCGAGGTGCCCACCAAGGTTTCGAATTCAGAGCATCTGGTTTGATGACACCGCCGAATTTTGGATCCGGTGCGGGAAGTTGTTTCCCATCGATTGTCGTCGTGGCAGCGGGTGACCCTGCGGGTGGTGGTGTCGATTGCTGAGCAAGACAACTGCTCCCATTCGCTCCAACAAATGCCACCGTGAAAAAAGAGAAACCAACTACGCAGAGAGCGAATTTGGAGGAACGAAGCATGGTGTAGTCCTTAAGCAAATTCAAAATGGGCCTTTACGTGCTGCCTCGTAGCGAGCAGTTCAAGAAGCCATGAAAGTGATCTTCACGAGAAACGACCTCAACGAAATCACTGGAAATATCCAACTCATTCTTATGATTCGTAAACGTGAAGAACTTTTTCCATCAGAGAAAAGGCTGTACGATACGAGACAAACCGCGTCCACCATTTCCCAAAGACCTCGAAATTAATTGTCGTTCGAGGAGTTGCTTTTTGAGGAATTGTTATCTTTGGATTGATCTCCGCTTGCTGGTTGCTTGAGTCGAGTGAGCTGCCAGGTCTCCGTCTTTTCCGGACCAAAGTGTAATAGGATCGGTGCTTCGCTTTTGGTCAGGTTATAGATCCCTGTGTCGAAAACGTCGGAGTAATTTGACCCCTCGAAAAATGCGACTCGCTGCGTTTTTTTGTCGACGGAACCTTGTAGGATTTGCGTTTGGTTTGACTGATCGTTCGTGTCGTTTCCACGAATAATGCCTGCTTTATTGACTGCAATTTGCAATGTGATTTCAGATTTCTGTGAGTTGGGAGGACTCAACGCGAAGACTCCAAGTGGCATCCATTCTTCATCCTTGGAAACTTGAGCTTCGACTCCGACCATTGCCAGCTTTTTGGCCTGTTCATAGTACTCGTTCGTCGTAGCAGTCTCTTGCCCGTTCACATAGACATTGTTGTTTTCGTAGACGATTGTATTCCCGTAGTCGTAATACACGGGAGTCACATCTTCGTAAGCCATCCAGGCTCCGATGGAACCCCAGGTCGCCCATCGCCATGCTGAATTTGCTGCCCAGCCAGCTGCGTACCATGCTCCAGGATGAGCTCCATACCAGCCAGCTCTATAGTAGCCCCAGTGATTGAAGTTTGTGCGAACGGCTGCACCCGCGGCGTATCGGCCAGCAGGAGTCATTGCACCGTACACGGCTCCTGCACCGTATCGACCTGAGTAAGCTCGCCCCGCTGCATATCCCCCATTGGGACCTCGAACAGCTGCGCCTGCAACGGCGTTTCCGCGAGGCCCGACTGCGGCGCTTTCTCGAGCATCAACACCGTTGGCACCGTTGAAGCCACGTGTCGCTGCAGCTCCGCCGTTAGGACCAACAGCCCCACCGCGATATGCTGTGTTGCCACCTGGTCCAGTCACACTTCCACCAGCCGCAACCCCACCATTAGGGCCTCTTACGGCTCCCTGCTGCACGTTCCCACCATTCGCTCCGTCGGCTCCACGTACGGCAGCGGTTCCACCGTTCGGTCCCACCGCTCCGCCTCGATATGCAGTGTTGCCCCGGGGACCTGTGACGCTTGACCCGGCAGCGACTCCGCCACGAGGACCTTGCGCGGCCCCGCGATTGACATCAAAGTCATTGGGACGAGTGTAATTATTCGAGTGAGTCGTATTATTGAGATGGTTCGCACCGCCGTCCGAGGGGAGACCGAGGAAACTGTTCAGCTGTGAGCGATTGGGAGAACCAAACGAACCAGAGCCAAACCCACTACGGCCTGAGGCCCCTGCCCCACCACCTAGTCCTGGAAAACTTCCTCCGCTGGGGCGATGACTCTCTAAACTTCCGCCACTTCCAAAGCCTCCGCTATTCATTCGGCCACCGCTGCCTAACCCTGCTCCACGGTCACCACCACCAAAGCCTCCAGCTCCACCACCAAAATGGTCACCGCCAAAGTTGCCACCACCTCCACCGAAGTGAGACCCACCACCGAAGTTGCCTCCGCCCAAGTGAGCACCACCACCGAAGCCGCCGCCACCACCGAGGTGAGCACCACCTCCAAAACCGCCTCCGCCGAAACCTCGTCCCCAACAGGTCTCTGCGGGAAGAGAAGCTGAGAGAACCAGCATGAACACGATGCGCGAAGTTTGTCGAACCATCGGTTGGACTTTCTCTAAGTTTAAAGAACGATTTTGAAATCTGTGATTCTACTCAACGGGAACGCTGCGCCTGATGACGACTTCGTCCGCCTCGGGAAGCGATAAGCCTCCTCGAGTTCTGTCAGTTGACCTCCAGGTGAAGGCATTGTCGTCGATCCGGATGTAGTAGTTGACAGCAGAAGTGACGCTTCCATCACCAGCGACGCCCTGCATTGCCCCTGTCCAGCCTCCGTCCGTTGGAAGCCAGCGACCGCTAGCACTTCCACCATCAGAGCTGAACTCCCACGACTGGACGTGACCTGCATCCGGATTCCAGCCGATGATCTGCACACCCTCGCTTTTCGACCCGTCTAAATGGGTCGCAGAATGGCGTCGTTCGAGGAATGTCTTGTTCGCAATCCAGCGGCAAGTCGATTCAAGTTTGACTCCATTTTCTTCCGCCTCCCAGGAACCAACGAGCCAATCGAGGTCCTTGAGAGAATGGTAAGCAGCCGGAGCCTGAATCTCGCGATCACGAACCGAGGCCATCTTCCACTTGCCAGCAACCTTCACGTGGAAGGCTGTGTATCGAGCCATCCCTGTTGTCCCGGGAGCCACAGGTTCTACCAACGTACGTCCATCTTCAATGGCAGCATCATTGCTCAACATTTTCACGGAATTGATCGCAATGCTGATCTTCGCGTCGGGATTTGCTTTAAAGAATCCAACGTACGCTTTCTCGATCGTTTCTCGACCGGTCAGCGTGCTCCCATTTCTCGTTTCATCAACGTATTCACCATCCTCAGTCCAGAATCCCGCGACCGCTTTGGCATCATGTTTGTTGAAAGCGTCTGCAAACAATTTTGATCCCTGTCGGATCGCAGCGACCTCAGAGTCTTGAGGTTTCGTAGATTCCGCTTTTGCACTCTCTTGTGCAATTGCGTGGTGCGAAGAAACGCAGCCCAAGAGGAAAATCGAAGTGGAAAGCAGCAGAATCTTCATGTCGATATCCAACAATAATAGTGAGGACAGGCTTCGCCCACAACAATTTGACGACGGATGAAAAGTGATCGAAGAGAGTGAGTCGAGAAAGGATTCTCACGCCCATTCAAATCGGAAATGTATCGAAGTGACTGAGTGTGGATTGAATAATATCACCCGAAACGGCCATCCACAATAAACACGCCCTGACTCGTGGTGAGCAGTCGCTGAAGCCTTGAATGTCGCCATCACGGGAATGTTAAGAATTGAAAAACTTAGCTTGAGAAGACGACTTCGGTGACAGCATCCCGAAAAGATTTCCAAGGTCGCTCACGCTCAACGATTTTAGAGTCGCACATGAGTGCTTCGTGGTCGATCCGAACAATTGGACAATCCCGCTGATCACTCATTTGGCTGGTGTCAAAGCAGACTGGATCGTGAAACCCGGCACCTGCTCTGGCAAACGGAATGTACCGAGGGAACAGTAAATTTTCGGTGGAATATTGCCTTTTGGAAATTGAATTGATAAGCCCCCCAAGCCCTTCGCCTGGAGGGTTTGCGAATAGCTCGAATACCTTGAGATCCACTTCTAGCCAGCGATACGTAAGTATAAGAGCTTCGTACAAGCACGGGAGCGGACCGCCCCCGATAGCGTTGTAGAGTGAATCAAGAGCTTCCAGTGGCGTTGAAATGCTTGCAGGTTGCCAAACTGGGATCGCGTTCCATGTCTCCCATTCCTCAGCTGTTTGATCTACAACGAGTTCGGGATAATTTGATTCCAGCAGAAGCATGTCGTCAAGTTTTGCGAATGAATCGACAAACTGTTGGATGAGTTTTCTGTCCGACATGTCGGGTTCCTAAGGCGGACCGTGTCTGGTTGTTTTTGATGACGAAGCATCGCCGAGGGTTACGTTTTCTAGCCGATCTCTACAGATTTCAGTATAACGGCTGTCGACCTTTACGAAGCATCTCTGAATGAGGAACACCGATGAAGAACGAAGATCTTGTCTCCAGGCGAACTCTCTTGAAGTCCACTCTGCTTGGAGCCTCAAGCGTCGCAGCTGGCACGCTGTCGCAAACTTCAATCAGTGCGGCATCTCCAGAAACAATCGCGAAGCAAGTTCCGGTGAAACTGAGAAGCCCTGACTATCCTCGATTTCGCGGACCATTCCCGATTCTCTCAACTCCCTTTACCAATTCCGGTGAGGTGGACTTCGAGGTGCTTGCCCGCGAGGCGCGGTTTGCCGATTGGTGCGAGAGCCCCGGCATGATCTGGCCGCAGTCGAATGATAGTGTCGATCTGTTAACCCAAAACGAAAAACTCGAAGGGATGGAAGTGCTCGCCAAGACGAGCCGAAATCTGAAGACGACAGCCCTTTGTCTCGGCGTACAGGGTGAAGATACCGACGATATGCTCGTCTACGCCAAACATGCCAGGAAGCTTTCACCGACAGCTGTCATCTCACGACCTCCCGACACCGGCAAGACACAAGAGGACTTGCGACAATACTGGCGAGCACTCGCCTCTGTCATCACAGAGCAGCCAGTGATGATTCAGACAACCGCTCGACGTGGTGGAGTCTCTCCTTCTACTGAGTTGCTAATCGAATTGGCTGAAGAGTTCCCCAACTTCGGGTACGTTAAGGAAGAATCGAATCCGGTTATCCCTCGCGTGCGCAAGTTACTCGAATCTCCGTCGATTCGCAGCGTGTTCAGTGCCAGAGGGGCCTATGGCTGGCTCTACGAGTCACGTCTCGGAACTGAAGGGCTTGTGACCGAACGCCTCGCCTACGCCGACATCCTCGCAAAAATCTGGAAGCTGATGAGAAGTGGTGACGATCCCGCAATGCTCAAGGATATGTACAGCAAGCTAACGCTGATGTTTAACCTTTCACAAACCCACCCCGGAAATTTGCGTGGCTATAGCCTTTACCTGTTAAAAATGCGTGGTGTTTTCAACACGATGATCTCGCGCCAATATGGCCCAAATGGGACCACTCCTGCTCAACCGATCATTCGAGACCTGACACTCTCGAATGAGGAAATCGCCGAAATTGAGTGGAGGTTCGAGTCGCTGAAACCATTCCTCAAGCCGGGTAAGTTCACAGGATAAACTTCGCTCGCTTCCTTCTTGAGGATCTTCTGACCAGTAGAGAGCATTTCAATTTAGCGACGGGTGGCAAGCTCAGACTGTAGCGGACGGGTGACACGCTCAAACTGGAGCGTTGGGTGACACGCTCAGGCTGGAGCGACGGGTGGCACGCTCAGACTGGAGCGAAGCGGAAGGATGGGCGTGGCGAATTCCGTGTTGACTCTCATTCTTCCACCATCGGTAATGTTCCGTCCATTTGAAGCGGGACGTCTTCTGCTCCTGCGTACCAGCGCGCACTAGACCATTTTCAATCAACTGCTGTCTCAACTGGTCGGGTGGGTGGAGATCGTCGATCGATGTTAACGGTGGGATTCGCAACTTAATTAAGAAAGAAATCATAGCTTTTGGACAAGGTGCGACGAGAACGTAACCCACCAAATCGCTGTTCAAATTTTGTCCCCCTACGCCTCTGGTATGGGGACAAATTCAAACAATCCGAGTAAGCCGTTATGGTACCCTGCTGATCGTATCGCCGACGCTGCTTGTGAAAATTCGTCTTGTCGTTATTTGAGTCGTGAACTCTCATTTGATTCGAGACCTTGTCGATGATTGAGTCTCTACTTCGTACTCGCCACGCCCATCACTTCACTCCGTTCCGTTCTGGGTCGTGCCACGCACCCGCTACAGTCAGGGCGTGCCAGACCATCCAACCGGACAAGTCGGTCGAGCCCGTCGGGGTGGGCGCCTTGCTGGTCAGTGAGCAACGTTCTCTGTTAAACCCTCACGGGTTTTGTTCATCGCTCTGCAATACGATGGCACCATGAAAAAGGCAGGAAGATTTTTTCCGCACCGCTGGCATTGCACGTGGCACTAAAACCGCGCGCAATTTTCATTGAGCGGTCAGGCAGTCACCCTTCGCTGTTTTCAGGTGACTCTTCAACGGTTTGGATGAGTTCGTGCGTATGAGGAAAAGGTTCCAGATGGACCAGTACATCTCTCAAGTTTGAAAACTCCAGTAAGAGCCGGTCTTTTACTTGGTGGCCGATACGATGCCCCGTAGCAACGGAGAGGTGCTGATCGACCTCGATGTGGATGTCGGCGAAGAACTCCAGCCCAGACTTTCGCACCCAGAGTGTTTCCACATCTTCCACGCCCTCAACCGACAATGCCACTTCTCGGATGTGATCCACAAACTCGGAATTGGCCTGCACGTCCATCAGTTCGCTGGCACTGGAGCGGAAGAGTTGTGTGCCGGACCAGACAATGGCGGCAACGACAACGAGAGAAGCAACCTTGTCTGCCCAAATGTATTGAGGCCCACCGAGAAGGATGACAGTAAGTCCCGTCAGGACCGCAAGCGAGCAGAACGCGTCGCTACGATGATCCCAAGCATTGGCGATGATCGCGGATGATCCCGTACGAATGCCAACTCGCACATTATACTGGTACAACCCCTCCTTGATGAGAACATTGGCTCCGGCAATCCAGAGTGTCCAGACAGGCGGGATTTCGTGTTGCGCGTTGATCCGTTGAATCGCTTCCCAGCCGACGAAGACCGCAGAGACAATGATGAGTAACGCCACATTTGATGCAGCGATTCCTTCTGCTCGTGTGTGTCCATATGGATGTTCGGCGTCGGCAGGACGCTGGGCGACGCGGAGGGCGAATAGGACTACGATGGTCGCCACCACGTCGCCAATCGAATTGACCGCATCTGCAATCAGCGAAAATGAGTTGCCGAAGATGCCCCCGATCAGCTTCACGACTCCCAGCAACAGGTTGATGACAAGCCCCAGAAAGGCAGCTTGCGTCACTTCGGCGTAAGTCCGTGAGATTTCAGTCCGGTCTAACAAGGCGTCAATTCTCTCAACAGGCAAAAGTTTCAGACGGTGGAACGAATCGCTTGTGCCATTGTAGCGTTCAACGATCATTTCCGCGTGACTCAACTGCCACGGCTCCGATGACTGGCAAGAACATGATTTGACGCCTCATCACATCTTGTTCCGCAGCTTGTCTTTTTTCCTGAAAGACGGAGCATTGCCCTATGATGCGATCCCGTAAAATGAGGGAACAATCGCGAAGTCGCCCGACGATGAACTCAAACACGCCGATTAAAAACAGTCTGACGAATCCGAGGGGCAACATGGTCCGCTACAACAACATTAGAAAGCACCCTGCCCTGGGCTACAGAAGCTGATTACAATTTCAACAAGTCAGCTAGCCCAATTCCCGCGCCCACTACCCGAGGGGAACTTCAGGCA from Thalassoglobus polymorphus includes the following:
- a CDS encoding DUF1501 domain-containing protein, with protein sequence MTVRSTKSRNKHQRSIQSEQMSRREFGALTAALGAFSSPLAMAQQAAPSASGKAKRVIMIFNCGAPSHIDLWDPKPDADPAVRGEFQTIGTSVPGIQVTEMLPRMAQRMDKLAIVRSVHHKHSAHNSGMYWSIAGRPYRLDSTLITPSPADLPGFGTLIGWLAQQDGYNSAVPPYVITPKPHCDSFVYLTPGQFGGCLGVKYDPFVLNDDPNAKNFKVRDLNLNSAITQARFKDRLDILRQFGDHQQSVVSSTAETRDTFHETAVNVISRGDAGRAFDLTQESDAVRDRYGRHSWGQSHLLARRLIESGTKFVSTVNGPSITWDTHKNNFVSMKTRLVPPMEQAYAALLDDLEERGLLDETLVIWMGDFGRTPKINADAGRDHWPSCYSVVLAGGGIRGGQVIGSSDKIGAHPETRPVSPADIHATVYRALGYDPQAITFQSHDGRPIPLCEGESISELLI
- a CDS encoding arylsulfatase; its protein translation is MLRSSKFALCVVGFSFFTVAFVGANGSSCLAQQSTPPPAGSPAATTTIDGKQLPAPDPKFGGVIKPDALNSKPWWAPRIVPPQDAPNVLLIITDDAGFGVPSTFGGVIPTPAMDRVANNGLRYNNIHSTALCSPTRAALITGRNHHSVGFGVISEQSTGFPGYNSIIPEDKATIGRTLLDNGYATSWFGKDHNTPAFAASQAGPFDQWPTGLGFEYFYGFVGGDANQWQPNLFRNTTQIYPFRGKPGWNLVTGMADDAISYLNRMNQTMPDKPFFVKYAPGATHAPHHPTKEWVEKIHNMHLFDDGYNKLRETIFENQKKLGVIPADTELAPWPDEVLKPWDKLTEEEQKLFIKQVEVFAAYAAYNDHEIGRVIQSIEDMGKLENTLIIYINGDNGTSAEGGPLGTPNEVAFFNGVNMMPVEEQMKWYDTWGTEQTYNHMSAGWAWAFDTPFTWFKQNASKLGGIRQNMAISWPARIKDKGGLREQFCHVIDIVPTILEATGIDAPETVDGIPQKPIEGTSLVYTFDKKNAKAPSQHKTQYFEMMGQWALYHEGWLLSTKVNRAPWEAYGAANPDPLNNQVLELYNLNEDFSQSRNIADANADKVQEMKKLFIAEAKKHQVFPMDASVATRLVAPRPNITAGRTEFVYTLPMTGLPQGDSPSILNSSYTITADITVPEEGAEGMILTSGGRFCGYGFYLLKGKPVFLWNVLDLQRIKWEGKEALSPGQHTLEFDFKYEGLGVGTLRFNSMSGLARPGTGTLKVDGKVVTTQKMAKTIPMILQWDESFDIGSDTLTGVNDADYQPPFPLTAKLNKLTLNIDRPQLSAADIKKLEAAMRNNQSSE
- a CDS encoding YybH family protein, which gives rise to MKILLLSTSIFLLGCVSSHHAIAQESAKAESTKPQDSEVAAIRQGSKLFADAFNKHDAKAVAGFWTEDGEYVDETRNGSTLTGRETIEKAYVGFFKANPDAKISIAINSVKMLSNDAAIEDGRTLVEPVAPGTTGMARYTAFHVKVAGKWKMASVRDREIQAPAAYHSLKDLDWLVGSWEAEENGVKLESTCRWIANKTFLERRHSATHLDGSKSEGVQIIGWNPDAGHVQSWEFSSDGGSASGRWLPTDGGWTGAMQGVAGDGSVTSAVNYYIRIDDNAFTWRSTDRTRGGLSLPEADEVVIRRSVPVE
- a CDS encoding dihydrodipicolinate synthase family protein; translation: MKNEDLVSRRTLLKSTLLGASSVAAGTLSQTSISAASPETIAKQVPVKLRSPDYPRFRGPFPILSTPFTNSGEVDFEVLAREARFADWCESPGMIWPQSNDSVDLLTQNEKLEGMEVLAKTSRNLKTTALCLGVQGEDTDDMLVYAKHARKLSPTAVISRPPDTGKTQEDLRQYWRALASVITEQPVMIQTTARRGGVSPSTELLIELAEEFPNFGYVKEESNPVIPRVRKLLESPSIRSVFSARGAYGWLYESRLGTEGLVTERLAYADILAKIWKLMRSGDDPAMLKDMYSKLTLMFNLSQTHPGNLRGYSLYLLKMRGVFNTMISRQYGPNGTTPAQPIIRDLTLSNEEIAEIEWRFESLKPFLKPGKFTG
- a CDS encoding cation diffusion facilitator family transporter produces the protein MSHAEMIVERYNGTSDSFHRLKLLPVERIDALLDRTEISRTYAEVTQAAFLGLVINLLLGVVKLIGGIFGNSFSLIADAVNSIGDVVATIVVLFALRVAQRPADAEHPYGHTRAEGIAASNVALLIIVSAVFVGWEAIQRINAQHEIPPVWTLWIAGANVLIKEGLYQYNVRVGIRTGSSAIIANAWDHRSDAFCSLAVLTGLTVILLGGPQYIWADKVASLVVVAAIVWSGTQLFRSSASELMDVQANSEFVDHIREVALSVEGVEDVETLWVRKSGLEFFADIHIEVDQHLSVATGHRIGHQVKDRLLLEFSNLRDVLVHLEPFPHTHELIQTVEESPENSEG